The sequence CGCGGAGCTGGCCGAACTGGAGGAGTCCATCGAACGCCAGCGCGAGATCCTCGAGGCCCAACAGCAGTGGGTCGAGGACCTCTACGACCTCATTCCCGACCGGTGACCGTCCGGATACACGACGATCCGTAGGGACCGAGTTCGCCCGCGTCCAGATCGATGAAGTACCCCGTCGAAATCTCCGCGCTGCAGCGCTGGCAGGTGAACTCGCCCTCCTTCTGGATCACCTCGCTCTCGAAGCGAACGTAGTCGCCACCCCGGGGACTGACCGTCGATCCATCCCGCTCGATCACGCCGCGCTCCGCCGCCGTCTCCAGTATCTGCCGCGTTGTCCGGGGGTGGGTCGTCACCGACTCGAGTCGATCCACCACCGTCGCGACCGATAGCTCCGGGTCCTCGAGTTTCGAGAGGAGTTCAACGCCGAGTTCCACGGGGTCTGGCTCGGAATCCGACACGGGAACAGTGAGGGAGTGCGGGCAATTAACCCTTCCGTGGAACGGGATGTTCAAGGTGACGTCGTTCGAATACCGGTCGATGCGGATCTCGCGTCGTGGCGTCGGCATCGGGCTTTTCGCCCTCGCACTCTTGGCGCTCGCTGCCACCGTTCGCCCGGCGACCGTGGGGCCGTTGTTGGGAAGGATCGCTACCAGTCCGTGGTTTCCGCTCGTCCTGCTCTCCCTCTACAGTGTCCGACCCGTGCTCGGATGGCCCGTGACGGCCATCTCCGCGCTGGTCGGCTTCCGGTTCGGCGTACTCGTCGGCGTTCCGATCGCACTCCTGGGTGCCGCGTACACGAGCCTCGTCCCCTACGCTGCCGGCCGATTGGTTCCAGATTCGGACGGACTGCTGAGTCGACTGACCGCGGGCAGTGACGCCTACTTTCGCCAGATGGGCGGGTTTCGGGGCCTCGTCGCGGCGCGGCTGGCACCGCTCCCCGC is a genomic window of Halanaeroarchaeum sp. HSR-CO containing:
- a CDS encoding DUF5830 family protein, producing MSDSEPDPVELGVELLSKLEDPELSVATVVDRLESVTTHPRTTRQILETAAERGVIERDGSTVSPRGGDYVRFESEVIQKEGEFTCQRCSAEISTGYFIDLDAGELGPYGSSCIRTVTGRE
- a CDS encoding TVP38/TMEM64 family protein, translated to MRISRRGVGIGLFALALLALAATVRPATVGPLLGRIATSPWFPLVLLSLYSVRPVLGWPVTAISALVGFRFGVLVGVPIALLGAAYTSLVPYAAGRLVPDSDGLLSRLTAGSDAYFRQMGGFRGLVAARLAPLPAEPVSAAAGAGGVSLPAFVLGTVAGELPWTIAAVSVGHSMTVFAVEDVTVDWWLVGIGLAGAIVLLAGPVYRTIGRRR